Proteins found in one Terriglobales bacterium genomic segment:
- a CDS encoding CopD family protein produces MNLLLSVFAFASVLLRGATLIFQSLVIGGVVFEASAMRPLNSAFPSQAGAASPRLHRMIFFSALGLAITQAIYLFINSAILMGTADLTFLQVMGANFFLAGLVMLVAAIVVLFLTRRNTPDSQYVTIFPALAILAGSVLTNHAAARIEGRAWLLLFTALHEGATAVWIGGLPYLLLALAHVRQEAACEFLNLRFSRTALISVCFLGLSGVAMSLSYVGSWSALYGTAYGVMLIAKMFLLGVLLVLGGLNFIMLRKLSNVEVMPRLRRFVECEIGIGFTVVLAAASLTSQPPAADMTTDRASLAEIVTRFTPAWPRLKSPNVNELSEPTLQVLRRAANAGRQEALQSYIPGTTTTHGNTPADIAWSEYNHNWVGLIIVLIGILALLSKTGKVSWARHWPLLFLGLAAFIFLRSDPENWPLGPNGFWESFATAEVLQHRLAVVMVICFAFFEWRVQTKRARSKWASLVFPVVCAAGGTLLLTHSHSLGNLKEELLVEISHTGLALFAVLAGWTRWLELRLPSKDGRIPAWIWPICFILIGTLLVTYREA; encoded by the coding sequence ATGAATCTGCTGCTCAGCGTATTCGCATTTGCCTCCGTCCTGCTGCGCGGGGCAACCCTGATTTTCCAATCGCTGGTCATCGGTGGCGTAGTCTTCGAGGCCAGTGCTATGCGACCGCTGAACTCGGCCTTTCCCAGCCAGGCCGGGGCTGCCAGCCCTCGTCTACATCGAATGATCTTCTTTTCTGCACTGGGACTCGCCATAACTCAGGCGATTTATTTGTTCATCAATTCAGCGATACTGATGGGAACGGCGGACCTCACCTTCTTGCAGGTAATGGGCGCGAACTTCTTCCTCGCTGGTTTGGTGATGCTGGTCGCCGCCATTGTTGTTTTGTTCTTGACCAGGCGAAACACGCCCGATTCACAATATGTGACCATTTTTCCTGCGCTTGCGATCCTGGCGGGCTCGGTCTTGACGAATCACGCAGCCGCTCGCATTGAGGGACGTGCCTGGCTGCTTCTATTTACCGCACTGCACGAGGGCGCAACCGCTGTCTGGATTGGAGGTCTTCCTTACCTGCTGCTCGCGCTCGCACATGTGCGCCAAGAAGCCGCATGCGAATTCCTCAATCTTCGATTCTCTCGCACAGCCCTGATCAGTGTCTGCTTTCTCGGCCTTAGTGGCGTGGCAATGTCGCTCAGCTATGTTGGCTCCTGGAGCGCACTGTACGGTACGGCCTATGGGGTGATGCTGATCGCAAAAATGTTCCTGCTCGGTGTCCTGCTGGTGCTGGGCGGCCTGAACTTCATTATGCTGAGGAAACTCAGCAACGTCGAAGTTATGCCCAGGTTGCGGCGTTTCGTGGAGTGCGAGATTGGAATCGGCTTCACCGTGGTGCTGGCCGCGGCTTCGCTGACCTCTCAGCCGCCTGCGGCAGATATGACTACCGATCGTGCAAGCCTGGCTGAGATTGTCACCCGCTTCACTCCTGCCTGGCCGCGGCTGAAGAGTCCCAATGTGAACGAATTATCCGAGCCTACGTTGCAGGTGTTGCGCAGGGCAGCCAATGCCGGCAGGCAAGAGGCTTTGCAGTCCTACATTCCTGGTACTACCACAACGCACGGCAACACCCCAGCGGATATTGCGTGGTCGGAATACAACCATAATTGGGTGGGCTTGATCATCGTTCTCATCGGCATTCTGGCTTTGCTGTCCAAGACAGGAAAAGTATCTTGGGCTCGACACTGGCCCCTTTTGTTTCTGGGCCTGGCGGCATTCATTTTTCTGCGTTCGGATCCTGAAAACTGGCCCTTAGGGCCTAATGGGTTCTGGGAGAGTTTTGCAACTGCCGAGGTGCTCCAGCATCGGCTTGCTGTAGTTATGGTCATCTGTTTTGCATTCTTCGAATGGAGAGTGCAAACCAAGCGCGCCCGTTCGAAGTGGGCCAGCCTGGTTTTCCCCGTGGTGTGCGCCGCTGGAGGAACTCTGCTGTTGACCCATTCTCACTCGCTGGGCAACCTCAAGGAAGAGTTGCTGGTCGAAATCAGCCACACCGGGCTCGCCCTCTTCGCTGTGCTTGCGGGTTGGACACGATGGTTGGAATTGCGTCTTCCCAGCAAGGATGGGCGTATTCCGGCGTGGATTTGGCCCATCTGTTTCATCTTGATCGGAACCTTGCTGGTCACCTATCGTGAGGCGTAG
- a CDS encoding cytochrome P460 family protein produces MKRFFLFFFAVAAAVGTGWAQPRIHSFHPQFTDQKELLLPDTYRQWVSVPGETRPDCAPSATFAARKHSFIDHIYIEPSAYKYYLENGDWPDKAVIVMEVRKPRQERSTARSSPSKLVALEVAVKDETDSDHWSYFAHFSKTSAELPEAQPETILAHSHPTLRAVIEGRVPIMDTFF; encoded by the coding sequence GTGAAACGTTTTTTCCTCTTTTTCTTCGCAGTTGCCGCAGCGGTTGGAACTGGGTGGGCACAGCCCCGGATTCATTCCTTCCATCCTCAGTTTACAGATCAAAAAGAATTGCTGCTGCCCGACACCTATCGGCAATGGGTCTCTGTCCCGGGAGAGACGCGACCTGACTGCGCTCCATCAGCCACCTTCGCCGCTAGAAAACACTCATTCATCGACCATATTTACATTGAGCCATCTGCTTACAAATATTACCTGGAAAACGGCGATTGGCCCGACAAAGCCGTGATCGTGATGGAAGTCCGCAAACCGCGGCAGGAAAGGTCCACGGCACGCAGCTCGCCTTCTAAGTTGGTGGCATTGGAAGTCGCGGTGAAGGACGAAACCGATTCCGACCATTGGTCATATTTCGCGCATTTTTCCAAGACCTCGGCAGAACTGCCTGAGGCCCAGCCCGAGACCATCCTTGCGCACTCCCATCCCACACTCCGGGCAGTGATCGAAGGCCGCGTGCCGATCATGGACACCTTCTTTTAG
- a CDS encoding ferredoxin family protein, with protein MAYVITDACIKDELCVEACPTDCIHPKKDEPGFEAATQLYVDPAGCIDCGACVPVCTSSSIHPADELPEELKAFVEKNAAYYN; from the coding sequence ATGGCTTACGTCATAACTGATGCTTGCATCAAAGACGAACTCTGCGTCGAGGCTTGTCCTACCGACTGTATCCACCCCAAAAAGGACGAGCCCGGCTTCGAAGCTGCCACCCAGCTATACGTTGATCCTGCCGGCTGCATTGATTGCGGAGCTTGCGTACCGGTCTGCACCTCCAGCTCGATTCACCCGGCTGATGAGCTGCCTGAGGAGCTAAAGGCATTCGTGGAGAAGAACGCGGCGTACTACAACTGA
- a CDS encoding glycoside hydrolase family 2 TIM barrel-domain containing protein — protein sequence MRQLTWLFLLLSAVLSAQPSPSPAPLIVNVEHRRANSLNGPWHYIVDAYDTGFFGYHGATRKDGFFRNAKPRTPADLVEYNFDDSPTLEVPGDWNSQKPELFFYEGTVWYEKTFTLHLNAGMRAFVYVGAANYFSRVYLNGELVCEHEGGFTPFNCEVTGRLKDGANFFVISVNNTRRRDGLPALNTDWWNYGGITRDVMLVEVPNIFIEDYFLALSRNMQEITGWLRLNGAGSGQTVKLRVPELKLEEILKSDSNGLAQIRIAVPKDIQLWSPENPKLYEVEFSNDAESLRDSIGFRTIETRGTDILLNRKPVFLRGISMHEEAPYRSGRAHGTKDSQVLLGWVQELRANFVRLAHYPHDEATTSLTDRLGILVWEEIPVYWNIDWNNPHTLAIARQQLQEMIQRDKNKASVILWSVGNETQLSEERLRFMRSLVGDARTMDSTRLITSALQPRSDVHLKVLDDPLGADLDVLGCNQYIGWYEGKPEDADATVWQSPYNKPLVMSEFGGDAKFGLHGKPDERWTEEYQENLYRHQLRMLDQIAFLRGMSPWILMDFRSPRRLLANIQGYYNRKGLISDHGEKKKAFYVLRSYYETKQQSH from the coding sequence ATGCGGCAACTCACTTGGCTATTCTTGCTGCTGTCCGCAGTTCTTTCGGCACAACCATCACCTTCGCCTGCTCCCCTGATTGTTAACGTCGAACATCGACGAGCAAACAGCTTAAATGGGCCCTGGCACTACATCGTGGACGCCTACGATACCGGCTTTTTCGGCTATCACGGGGCCACGCGTAAGGATGGCTTCTTTCGCAATGCCAAGCCGCGAACCCCTGCCGACTTGGTCGAGTACAACTTCGATGATTCTCCCACTCTGGAGGTGCCGGGCGACTGGAACTCACAAAAGCCGGAACTATTCTTCTACGAAGGTACTGTCTGGTACGAAAAGACCTTCACTCTTCATCTAAATGCGGGCATGCGCGCCTTCGTTTATGTAGGAGCTGCCAACTATTTCTCCCGCGTGTATCTGAATGGCGAGCTTGTGTGCGAGCACGAAGGCGGCTTCACTCCCTTCAACTGCGAGGTAACCGGTCGGCTTAAGGACGGCGCCAACTTCTTCGTGATCTCGGTGAACAACACCCGGCGTCGAGATGGCCTGCCCGCTCTGAATACAGATTGGTGGAACTACGGGGGCATCACGCGCGACGTCATGCTGGTCGAGGTACCCAATATCTTCATCGAAGATTACTTCCTGGCGCTCAGCCGGAACATGCAGGAAATTACCGGATGGCTGCGATTGAACGGAGCCGGGTCCGGCCAAACCGTCAAACTTCGCGTTCCAGAGCTGAAGCTCGAAGAAATTCTCAAGTCCGACAGCAACGGACTGGCGCAGATACGCATTGCCGTTCCCAAGGACATTCAGCTCTGGTCGCCGGAGAATCCCAAGCTCTATGAAGTGGAATTCTCCAATGACGCTGAAAGTCTCAGAGACTCCATCGGCTTTCGCACAATCGAGACGCGAGGGACGGACATTTTGCTTAACCGCAAACCAGTTTTTCTGCGAGGGATCTCCATGCATGAAGAGGCTCCCTATCGCTCAGGCCGCGCCCACGGAACAAAAGACTCGCAAGTGCTGCTGGGGTGGGTACAGGAGTTGCGGGCGAACTTTGTTCGTCTCGCCCACTATCCGCACGACGAAGCAACGACCAGCTTGACTGACCGGCTCGGTATTCTGGTCTGGGAGGAAATCCCTGTCTATTGGAACATCGATTGGAACAATCCGCATACCTTGGCTATTGCCCGCCAGCAACTGCAGGAGATGATCCAGCGTGACAAAAATAAGGCTTCGGTGATTCTGTGGTCAGTAGGAAACGAGACCCAACTCTCCGAAGAGCGATTACGTTTCATGCGTTCTCTGGTTGGCGACGCACGCACAATGGATTCGACGCGGCTCATTACCTCGGCTTTACAACCGCGCTCGGATGTTCACCTGAAAGTCCTCGACGATCCTCTGGGAGCCGATCTGGACGTGCTGGGCTGCAACCAATACATCGGCTGGTACGAAGGCAAGCCCGAAGATGCGGACGCGACTGTCTGGCAGTCGCCTTATAACAAGCCGTTGGTCATGAGTGAGTTCGGCGGGGATGCGAAGTTTGGGCTGCATGGCAAGCCCGACGAGCGATGGACGGAAGAATACCAGGAGAATCTTTATCGACATCAGTTGCGGATGCTGGATCAGATCGCATTCTTACGTGGAATGAGTCCCTGGATTCTGATGGACTTTCGCTCGCCGCGGCGCCTGCTGGCTAATATACAGGGTTATTACAATCGCAAAGGCCTCATATCAGACCACGGTGAAAAGAAGAAGGCCTTTTACGTTCTGCGCTCTTACTACGAAACCAAACAACAGTCGCACTGA
- a CDS encoding histidine kinase, which translates to MQPKTFAKWILGVVAWVSIGAIGTFFSYHMSIDWGKKVTYWEVAHGPMVEYLTWGALFTPIVLWLGRKFRIERSNWPNMIGLHLLFSVGLASVSAALRLPTHHWVYPKANDPVSFMLWRAYFYSNGFDDIWMYWVVLLLNLGWAYYQKYRDRELKASLLETKLARTQLEVLKFQLHPHFLFNTLNSVSELMHQDLAAADRMIIRLSELLRLTLETGGAQEIPLKQELEFLEGYLEIERTRFQDRLSVLFDIDPETLDARVPNMFLQPLVENAVRHGVAKRAGKGTITIRSHRTGYFLHLILADNGPGIQAEKLAKLNGGVGLANTRSRLQVLYPEMHTFEIRTPAQGGCEIRITLPFHGESQTSPQESEVTIPDSVRPIPAEVRP; encoded by the coding sequence ATGCAGCCCAAGACATTCGCTAAATGGATTTTGGGGGTCGTTGCCTGGGTAAGCATTGGCGCGATCGGAACTTTCTTCTCCTATCACATGTCAATTGATTGGGGGAAAAAGGTTACGTATTGGGAGGTTGCTCACGGCCCCATGGTGGAGTATCTGACTTGGGGAGCTCTATTCACTCCCATCGTGCTTTGGCTGGGACGAAAATTCCGAATCGAGCGCAGCAACTGGCCCAACATGATCGGCTTGCATCTGTTGTTCAGTGTAGGCCTGGCATCGGTCAGCGCAGCGCTTCGCCTGCCGACTCATCACTGGGTCTATCCCAAGGCTAACGATCCGGTGAGTTTCATGCTTTGGCGGGCCTATTTTTACTCTAACGGGTTCGACGACATATGGATGTACTGGGTGGTTCTGCTTTTGAATTTGGGATGGGCCTACTACCAGAAGTACCGGGATCGCGAGCTTAAGGCCTCTCTGCTGGAAACGAAGTTGGCGCGAACGCAGCTGGAGGTGCTTAAGTTTCAGCTACATCCGCATTTCCTCTTCAACACTCTGAATTCGGTCTCTGAACTGATGCACCAGGACCTGGCGGCTGCTGACCGGATGATTATTCGGCTGAGCGAACTGCTGCGCCTGACGCTAGAGACCGGAGGCGCCCAGGAAATTCCGCTCAAGCAGGAACTGGAGTTCCTGGAGGGTTACCTGGAGATCGAACGCACACGCTTCCAGGACCGCTTGAGCGTGCTTTTTGATATCGATCCCGAGACGCTGGACGCGCGGGTTCCCAACATGTTCCTGCAGCCGCTGGTGGAGAACGCCGTCAGACATGGAGTCGCGAAGCGTGCTGGGAAGGGGACCATCACCATTCGCAGTCATCGGACGGGGTACTTTTTGCACCTCATTTTGGCGGACAATGGTCCCGGTATCCAAGCTGAGAAGTTGGCCAAGTTGAATGGGGGAGTGGGGTTGGCAAATACCCGCAGCCGCCTTCAGGTGCTTTATCCGGAAATGCATACTTTTGAGATTCGCACTCCCGCCCAGGGTGGTTGTGAAATTCGCATTACGCTGCCGTTCCATGGCGAATCACAGACATCACCCCAAGAAAGTGAGGTAACGATCCCGGATTCCGTGCGTCCAATACCGGCAGAGGTCAGACCATGA
- a CDS encoding patatin-like phospholipase family protein — MPIRTIARRHPLLPVFSKTLFAGIALLLAFVMTAPQGFGAESRSRIGLALSGGGARGLAHIGVLKWMEENRIPVDRLAGTSMGGLVGAMYAEGMTPAEMEAFLKTIDWDEVLLPEPTYENIAFRRKQDKRDYTVDIPLGLRHGLSVPNGFNPGHGVGLLFDRITLPYSALTNFDELPIPFRCVATDLLQAESVTLDGRGMALPQALRATMSIPGVFTPLEAKGTVLADGFLMKNIPTDVVRDMGADVVIAVDVGTPLANLESLNSIAGVLEQSITVMTIEYDRRALRSADIVIAPDLQSYTVTDYLAAEKLIQLGYDGAAQKAAVLRPFALSEEAWKEHLAARYARKRSVPQSLSPAKVVGTEGRAQHEVELRIRKYTREKLDLPGLETELTKITGEGRFDRLGYQEFLTDSTPGLEIRAHQKTYAPPLVSPTLDVEGSNVHDFRFTTGFRVTAMDVLTLGSEWRNDVRVGSDTFLQTEFYQPIAQSKFFFAPRAFFQKTARDIILSDTLSSTFTDQRYGGAVDLGYTSRYRNEVRVGYQITQARLKPLIGNLSFPPFEGYSDQVRLGWIFDGQDSATIPSRGSRIDSEVVHIFRSPDVNYAFNQAQVRSSHFIPISPKGSIFLIGSIGTSFGDAAAPLQFFSLGGPYRLDAYNLDEFLGSNYLLAGGGYRREIGRLPQLIGKKVYATGYYETGNTFLHWDQIDLKHSFSGGVIADTIFGPVSLSANVSADGRFKLRFALGRPY; from the coding sequence ATGCCCATTCGCACAATCGCCAGGCGTCATCCACTACTTCCTGTCTTTTCAAAAACTCTTTTTGCGGGCATCGCTCTGCTTCTGGCGTTCGTCATGACTGCGCCGCAAGGGTTCGGAGCCGAGAGCAGGTCCAGGATCGGTCTGGCACTCAGCGGTGGAGGTGCGCGTGGATTAGCTCACATCGGGGTGTTGAAGTGGATGGAGGAAAATCGCATTCCCGTTGACCGGTTGGCAGGCACAAGCATGGGCGGCCTGGTAGGAGCCATGTACGCCGAGGGCATGACCCCGGCCGAAATGGAAGCCTTCCTCAAAACCATTGACTGGGACGAAGTCCTGCTGCCTGAGCCTACCTATGAAAACATCGCATTTCGTCGCAAGCAGGACAAGCGCGACTATACAGTTGATATCCCCTTAGGGCTTCGTCATGGACTCAGCGTACCTAACGGCTTCAATCCCGGGCATGGCGTCGGACTGCTGTTCGATCGCATTACTCTTCCCTACTCGGCGCTTACCAACTTCGATGAGCTGCCCATACCCTTTCGCTGCGTAGCTACCGACCTCTTGCAGGCAGAGTCCGTCACGCTGGACGGACGTGGAATGGCGCTGCCCCAGGCACTGCGCGCGACCATGTCGATCCCCGGCGTGTTCACTCCACTGGAGGCCAAGGGGACGGTGCTGGCAGATGGTTTTCTGATGAAGAACATTCCCACTGACGTAGTACGCGACATGGGGGCGGATGTTGTCATCGCCGTTGATGTTGGCACTCCGCTTGCAAACCTGGAATCGCTAAACTCGATCGCTGGCGTGCTGGAGCAGTCCATCACGGTTATGACCATCGAGTACGATCGCCGCGCTCTTCGCAGTGCGGACATTGTAATTGCTCCCGATTTGCAGAGTTACACCGTCACCGACTATTTAGCTGCCGAAAAGCTCATTCAGCTCGGCTATGACGGGGCAGCCCAGAAAGCGGCTGTGCTGCGTCCTTTCGCGCTGTCGGAAGAAGCCTGGAAAGAACATCTCGCCGCCAGGTACGCACGCAAGCGTTCTGTCCCGCAGTCGCTGTCGCCAGCCAAGGTGGTCGGAACGGAGGGCCGCGCGCAGCATGAAGTGGAGCTCCGCATTCGCAAGTACACCCGGGAAAAACTCGATTTGCCCGGACTGGAAACGGAATTAACCAAGATCACCGGCGAAGGCCGCTTTGATCGCCTCGGCTACCAGGAGTTTCTCACCGATAGCACTCCCGGACTCGAAATTCGGGCCCATCAAAAAACCTACGCGCCGCCATTGGTGAGTCCCACGCTGGACGTCGAAGGTTCCAACGTCCACGATTTTCGTTTCACCACTGGGTTTCGTGTGACCGCCATGGACGTACTCACGCTCGGTAGTGAGTGGCGCAACGATGTGCGTGTGGGATCAGATACTTTCCTGCAAACAGAGTTTTATCAGCCCATTGCACAAAGCAAGTTCTTCTTTGCCCCGCGCGCGTTTTTTCAGAAGACCGCGCGCGATATCATTCTGAGTGACACTCTAAGCTCGACATTTACCGACCAGCGCTATGGCGGGGCAGTCGATTTGGGTTACACCTCCCGCTACCGCAACGAGGTGCGGGTCGGATATCAGATTACTCAGGCTCGACTCAAGCCTCTGATCGGCAACCTCTCGTTTCCTCCTTTTGAAGGCTATAGCGATCAAGTGCGGCTGGGGTGGATCTTCGATGGTCAGGACAGTGCCACGATTCCTTCCCGGGGAAGCAGAATCGATTCTGAAGTAGTGCACATCTTCCGCAGCCCCGATGTCAACTATGCCTTCAATCAGGCGCAGGTGCGATCGTCCCACTTTATTCCCATAAGCCCCAAAGGCTCGATTTTTCTGATTGGTTCAATCGGGACCAGCTTTGGCGATGCCGCGGCTCCCCTTCAATTCTTCTCCTTGGGTGGACCCTACCGCCTGGACGCCTACAATCTCGATGAATTTCTGGGAAGCAACTACCTCCTGGCCGGCGGGGGCTATCGCAGAGAAATCGGCAGACTGCCGCAGCTCATCGGCAAAAAAGTGTATGCAACCGGCTATTACGAAACCGGCAATACATTCCTGCACTGGGATCAGATTGATTTGAAGCATTCTTTTTCCGGCGGCGTGATTGCCGATACTATCTTTGGACCCGTTTCTCTCAGCGCCAATGTGAGTGCTGATGGCCGCTTCAAGTTGCGGTTTGCCCTGGGCCGGCCATACTGA
- a CDS encoding copper resistance CopC family protein, producing MTCRIRNLLYACVFSSLVAVSLAPSALAHAILVETSPAIHGKVKGPEVVIKLRFNVRVDATRSRLSLVQPDGSSRPLPIAKQDKPDWLGSKASGLRAGSYRIRWQVLSSDGHITNGEIPFTVE from the coding sequence ATGACCTGCAGGATAAGAAACCTGCTATACGCTTGCGTGTTTTCTTCCTTGGTTGCGGTTTCGCTGGCGCCGTCAGCCTTAGCCCACGCCATCCTGGTCGAGACCAGTCCCGCTATTCATGGCAAGGTTAAAGGGCCAGAAGTGGTGATAAAGCTGCGCTTCAATGTGCGAGTGGATGCTACCCGCTCACGGCTCAGCCTGGTCCAGCCGGATGGCTCCAGTCGTCCACTGCCGATTGCCAAACAGGACAAGCCGGATTGGCTCGGCTCCAAGGCTTCAGGTCTGCGCGCCGGTTCCTACCGAATCCGTTGGCAGGTGCTCTCGTCTGATGGGCATATTACGAACGGCGAGATTCCTTTTACTGTCGAGTAA
- a CDS encoding LytTR family DNA-binding domain-containing protein, translated as MIRAVIADDEPLARKRIRRLLAKEEDFEVIGEFGEGNEAIAAIRDLKPDVLFLDVEMPEADGFAVLKAIEPQDIPVVIFTTAYDHYAIRAFDAHALDYLLKPFDEERFHESIQRARTQLDHSRSGELAGKLLSILHEAKPQNESDRLVIKSGGRVVFLKSEEIDWVEAAANYVRIHTGQEAYLMRETMTSFEARLDRERFMRIHRSIIVNVEKIKELQPCNNGEYIVVLRNGKELSLSRSFRERIQDFLQRSLITTRAKHYA; from the coding sequence ATGATCCGAGCTGTCATTGCAGACGACGAGCCTTTGGCACGCAAACGAATTCGCCGCCTTCTGGCGAAAGAGGAAGATTTCGAGGTGATTGGGGAATTTGGAGAGGGCAACGAAGCCATCGCCGCGATCCGGGATCTGAAGCCCGACGTCCTCTTCCTCGACGTGGAGATGCCTGAGGCCGACGGGTTTGCGGTTCTGAAAGCAATCGAACCGCAGGATATTCCCGTCGTGATATTCACGACGGCCTATGATCATTACGCGATTCGGGCTTTCGATGCGCACGCTCTGGATTATCTGCTGAAGCCGTTTGATGAAGAAAGATTTCACGAGTCCATCCAACGAGCCCGCACTCAGCTGGATCACTCGCGCAGTGGAGAACTGGCGGGGAAACTGCTCTCCATACTGCACGAGGCCAAGCCGCAAAACGAGTCGGATCGTCTCGTCATCAAGTCCGGTGGGCGCGTGGTATTTCTGAAGAGCGAGGAAATAGATTGGGTCGAAGCCGCTGCCAATTATGTTCGCATTCACACCGGGCAGGAAGCGTACCTTATGCGCGAGACTATGACCTCATTCGAGGCTCGCCTGGACAGAGAGCGGTTCATGCGCATCCACCGATCGATTATCGTAAACGTGGAGAAAATCAAGGAGCTCCAACCTTGTAACAATGGGGAGTACATCGTGGTGCTGCGGAATGGTAAGGAGCTATCGCTGAGCCGAAGCTTCCGTGAACGAATTCAGGATTTTTTGCAGCGCTCTCTGATAACTACCCGCGCGAAACATTACGCCTAG
- the aroF gene encoding 3-deoxy-7-phosphoheptulonate synthase: MIVNMAEGASEQQIQHVIDRVQEAGYKAHVTRGTTRTIVAAVGSGKRHEIEALKAAPGVEDVVPIAQPFKLVSRQIKATRTLVDVGGVAVGGPELVVIAGPCSVESRDQIFSTAIAVKNAGASLLRGGAYKPRTSPYDFQGLGVEALKLLDEVRREVGLPVVTEVMSTEDVDIICEHADMLQVGARNMQNFALLRRLATTNKPILLKRGPSATIKEWLLAAEYLLSGGNSQVVLCERGIKTFETETRNTIDLAAIALARELSHLPVVADPSHGTGRPSLISPVSRAALALGADGIIVEVHPCPERALSDGPQSLDFEGFRKLMASLSEPLKAVRLPAQPGNELGYSNRGDRPSLASFD; this comes from the coding sequence ATGATCGTCAACATGGCGGAAGGCGCCAGCGAACAACAGATCCAGCACGTAATCGACCGGGTGCAGGAGGCAGGTTACAAAGCCCACGTTACGCGCGGGACCACTCGCACCATTGTGGCCGCAGTCGGCAGCGGAAAACGGCATGAGATTGAGGCGCTCAAGGCCGCTCCCGGCGTGGAAGACGTCGTGCCGATCGCGCAGCCGTTCAAGCTGGTAAGCCGCCAGATCAAGGCGACCCGCACCCTGGTCGATGTCGGCGGCGTTGCCGTAGGCGGCCCAGAACTGGTGGTCATCGCTGGACCTTGCTCGGTGGAGTCGAGGGACCAGATTTTCTCCACTGCCATCGCAGTCAAAAATGCGGGCGCTTCCCTGCTCCGCGGGGGCGCGTACAAGCCTCGGACTTCGCCATATGATTTCCAGGGGTTGGGTGTAGAAGCGCTGAAGCTGCTGGATGAGGTTCGCCGCGAGGTCGGCCTGCCGGTCGTGACCGAGGTGATGAGCACGGAAGATGTGGACATCATCTGCGAGCATGCCGACATGTTGCAGGTGGGCGCTCGAAATATGCAGAATTTCGCCCTGCTGCGCCGCCTGGCGACCACCAACAAACCAATTCTGCTCAAGCGCGGACCGTCGGCGACGATCAAAGAGTGGCTGCTGGCAGCGGAATACTTGTTGAGCGGCGGTAATTCGCAGGTCGTGCTTTGCGAGCGTGGGATCAAGACATTCGAGACCGAGACCCGCAACACCATCGATCTGGCGGCGATTGCCCTGGCGCGCGAGCTGTCGCACCTGCCGGTGGTTGCCGATCCATCGCATGGCACCGGACGGCCGAGCTTGATCTCTCCCGTTTCGCGCGCCGCGCTGGCGCTCGGAGCCGATGGGATCATAGTGGAAGTCCATCCCTGCCCTGAGCGTGCCTTATCGGACGGACCTCAGTCGTTGGATTTCGAAGGATTTCGAAAACTCATGGCAAGCCTGAGCGAGCCACTGAAGGCCGTGCGCCTGCCTGCACAGCCTGGCAATGAGCTTGGATATTCGAACCGCGGCGATCGACCTAGCCTCGCCAGTTTCGACTAG